The genomic window ACCGGCATTTGGGGGTTGAGGATAGCGTTATATTCAACTATATGCTAGAAGAGTTGAATAGCATTGGGGCTGCTCAAAACGAGCAATTGGTTGAATATATTAGCTCGGATAGCAGTGTGGTTCGTTTAAACATGCGCCCGTTCAAAGCAGCCTCGGGATCACCTGAGATGCTATTTGATGCCATGAAACGTACGTGGAAGCGCGTTGAGCAACAGCCGGCACAGTTGGAAAATTGGGGCAAGGCCCTGGCTATACTTGCAGGAGAGCAGTCGTTTCCTTTTACGGCTGATCGGGTAGCTGAATTTTTTGAAGAAAAACAGGCAGCTGGCTTTCCGGCAATCCATCATTCGAAGGCTTACGGAGAAGCTTATGCGCCGGCATACCGCGTTTTGCTTCGCGAGTATGTACCGCTACTGCCAGCTGATTAGCCCTCTGCTTGTTGTACATATCTATTTGACGTAGGCGATAGAAGCCGGCCCATCCGGCATAACGCAAATTCGGGCATCTGGCCCATATTTCTCCAGCAACTGATTAATGGTTGCCCCTATATCGCGACAAGGTTTGAGCAAGGCGCGGTTGATTTGTGAATCTGAAAGCCCGTCGCTGTAAATGTATACGTCTGCATTTACCTGAATCTGCGCCTGAATTTGTACCTGCCACTGGTCTTGCTCGCCGAATCCTGGTTGCGCGATCATGTCCAGCACTCCCTGCGGGGAACCGCCGAGTTCGAGCAATTCTGCATAGCGCCCGTGGTCGGGCAAACCGTCTACGCAGGCTGCGCACATAATGATGGCGCCGCCGGGTTTGAGCACACGGCTGGCGGCACTCATGCCTTTGACCGTTTGGTACAGGTTCTGGTCAAGGGGGTATCCGTTGTTGTTGGTAATGATGATGTCGTATGGTGCATCTACGCCAACCATTACGTTTTGCCTGATGAACTCTCGCCCTATTTCGTGTGCCTGAAGGAGTTCGCCTGCAAAAACACCCGTGATGGCGTGGGCAGGATTGATGGTCACATTTACCAGAAAAGCCGGCATCGTTTTGAGGGCCACTTCCCGCATTTCTTCCCATATCGGATTGCCGGCGATGTTGCCCCAGGTTGAGCGCTTGTCGGCGATCATTTCTCGGCCGTGGTTCGAAAGCACACTCTCTGAGCCAGAAAGTGCTGGCAAGACGGCTTTGGGGCCACCGCTGAAGCCGGCAAAGAAATGGGGCTCAATAAACCCAGTATACACCCGGTAATCAGCTTCGAGTAATTTTTTGTTGATGCGCACCGGATTACCCAGCGAAGTATGCCCAAGGGATACGAGGTTAGCGTCATCAAAAGAATTGTGCTGGTCGCAATGGTAATTGTCGACGATGGCATCTCCCAGCATCATGCGAAGTTCATCAGTTGTTTGCTGACGATGGGTACCCAATGCATTTAATAAAGTGATATCTTCCCTTCGTACACCAGCCGATTCCAGTTCACGCAGCAGCACAGGAAGAATCCTGTCATTGGGTACGGGGCGTGTGATGTCGCTATGGGTTACCACAACGCGATCTCCCGCCTTGACTGATGCCGCCAGAGGAGGTAGTCCAACCGGATTGCGTAGCGCCTCTTCAATGGCAGCAACCTCGTCTGTCAGGCCGTTCATCGGTGTCGATTGAATGACGTCTGTATTGTCTGGTAGTTCGATGTTCAGGCCTTCGCGACCGTATGCGATTGTGATTTGCATGTTGTGATCAACAGTGGAAAAAGAGGGCTTCGTTTCAGGTAAAGTGCATTGATGCCTGCCTGGAATGGCTCCGGGTATTTCTCGCAGGCACGCAAGGCAGGACACTTGCCGGAAGATACGCGACAGAAGTTATCAGGACCAAGATTTCATCCGCCAAAAAGAAAACAAAAAATTTGCCCCGTTCGCCTTTTACCCTGAGTGGTTTGTCTCCGAAGCTTGCCTCGCGGTTGAGCCTCATGTTTTTCATACAGTTCTTCATTTTTGGATCATGGTATGTTACTGTCGGGAATTACATGGACGCCATCGGGCTTTCCGAAGTCATTCACTGGGCGTATACCATTGGTCCGCTGTCTGCGCTTATTTCGCCGTTTCTGCTTGGCCGGCTGGCTGATCGGTATTTCCCGACAGAAAAAGTGCTTGGTGTGCTTAATATTCTGGGAAGCTTTGCCATAGGCGCTGCTTCCTTTGTTGATGGCTCAAATGGCGGGTTGTTCATCTTTTTGCTGTTGCTGCACACCATCTGCTTCTTTCCTACGCTGGGCCTTGCGAGTACGCTGGCTTTTCATCACATAGATTCGCCAGAAAAGCAATTCCCAATTGTCCGCGTCTTCGGGTCCATTGGCTGGATTGTGGCGGGTGTCCTTGTAAGTGCGGTACTTCAGGCTGATGAAACTGCGTTGCCGATCCGTATTGCTTCTGTTGCATCAATGGTGATGGGCATCTACTGTTTTACCCTGCCACATACCCCACCGCGCGCTAAACACGGGGGGAATACGCTGCGCGATATTCTTGGGCTCGATGCGTTGCGCCAGTTGAATACCCGGCCATTCATCGTTTTCATTTTATGCGAGCTGCTTATATCCATCCCCCTCTCCACCTACTATGCCTATGCTCCTGTGTACATCAACGCCGCCGGCATAGCTTCACCAGCCTTTACGATGTCGTTTGGGCAGATGACTGAAGTCATATTCATGTTCTTTATGCCGGTGATTTTGATTCGCCTCGGGGTGAAGAAAATGATCCTGTTTGGGTTTATGGCGTGGGTTGTGCGGTTTGTGTTTTTTGCCGGCTCAACCCCGGATGGTATTATCTGGATGATTATCGCTGGCATCCTGCTGCACGGTATCTGCTTTGATTTTGTATACATTGCCGGCCAGATTTTTATTGACCGGCAGGTAACTGCAGATATGCGCGGACAGGCGCAGGGGTTTTTGGTGATGGTGCGGTCGGGCGTTGGGTTGTTAATTGGCGCGCAGGCTTCCGGGTGGCTCTTTAACACGCTCCTGAATGCAAATGCTATGGATATGGAGCCCTGGCGGCTTTTCTGGTTGTTGCCGGCGGGTATGGCGTTGTTGGTGTTGCTCGGGTTCTGGTTCTTTTTCCACGAAGAAAAACCGGCGCAAAAAGCGACTAACGCGTAAGTCGGCGTTTCATTTTATTCCACCTGAACGATTCAACTTTTTCGACATCGTTGTAGAAGGCTTCCTCGATGCAAGGCTCTACTTCAAACCGCCAGATCTCTTCGATGTGTTGTGAAAGATCTTTTCGCAGAAAATAGGTGATCCCTATCAGGTATCGGGGATTTTCGACCAGTGAGTTGATCTGGTTGAGTGTTCGGACCAGCCCATCTACCTGGAAGTCGGTATCCCGGTGAAAGTGGCGGAGGGCATCGTAGTTGGGTAAAAGGGGAATGAGGGCAAAACGCCGGCGTGCCACAGAATCACTGAATAGGCCGACAGGCTTCCCGGGGACCATTGTGCCAATAATAAACACGTTGCTCGGCACAGAAAAAGCCTGTTGTTTG from Bacteroidota bacterium includes these protein-coding regions:
- the larA gene encoding nickel-dependent lactate racemase, whose product is MQITIAYGREGLNIELPDNTDVIQSTPMNGLTDEVAAIEEALRNPVGLPPLAASVKAGDRVVVTHSDITRPVPNDRILPVLLRELESAGVRREDITLLNALGTHRQQTTDELRMMLGDAIVDNYHCDQHNSFDDANLVSLGHTSLGNPVRINKKLLEADYRVYTGFIEPHFFAGFSGGPKAVLPALSGSESVLSNHGREMIADKRSTWGNIAGNPIWEEMREVALKTMPAFLVNVTINPAHAITGVFAGELLQAHEIGREFIRQNVMVGVDAPYDIIITNNNGYPLDQNLYQTVKGMSAASRVLKPGGAIIMCAACVDGLPDHGRYAELLELGGSPQGVLDMIAQPGFGEQDQWQVQIQAQIQVNADVYIYSDGLSDSQINRALLKPCRDIGATINQLLEKYGPDARICVMPDGPASIAYVK
- a CDS encoding MFS transporter; translated protein: MSPKLASRLSLMFFIQFFIFGSWYVTVGNYMDAIGLSEVIHWAYTIGPLSALISPFLLGRLADRYFPTEKVLGVLNILGSFAIGAASFVDGSNGGLFIFLLLLHTICFFPTLGLASTLAFHHIDSPEKQFPIVRVFGSIGWIVAGVLVSAVLQADETALPIRIASVASMVMGIYCFTLPHTPPRAKHGGNTLRDILGLDALRQLNTRPFIVFILCELLISIPLSTYYAYAPVYINAAGIASPAFTMSFGQMTEVIFMFFMPVILIRLGVKKMILFGFMAWVVRFVFFAGSTPDGIIWMIIAGILLHGICFDFVYIAGQIFIDRQVTADMRGQAQGFLVMVRSGVGLLIGAQASGWLFNTLLNANAMDMEPWRLFWLLPAGMALLVLLGFWFFFHEEKPAQKATNA
- a CDS encoding AAA family ATPase; its protein translation is KRQIIFYGPSGTDKTFMAQQLARGLTDGTDGIVQLVQFHAGYTYDKFIGTGQKPGDFHKFCTKAAQRTGPSVLIIDEINRADLGAVFGELLAQLDRETDNSLLIKQQAFSVPSNVFIIGTMVPGKPVGLFSDSVARRRFALIPLLPNYDALRHFHRDTDFQVDGLVRTLNQINSLVENPRYLIGITYFLRKDLSQHIEEIWRFEVEPCIEEAFYNDVEKVESFRWNKMKRRLTR